From one Thermovirga sp. genomic stretch:
- the hisC gene encoding histidinol-phosphate transaminase, which translates to MAWLKNLIRNDLSSVGKYRYGKPAGELQRELGLEKVVRLCSNENPWPLPDSVERAIQTSLENVNRYPDPQSYRLRRLLARKWGVSVGEIIIGAGTEGILHTLFHSIIGPGDGIVCPVPTYPLYRVAAIASGATFVEVPPREEGTWEIEDIIGACAGRAKAVVLSNPNNPLGTIVDRERMINLAHELDSRQILLIVDEAYAEYVENPGYLSGIELFRDIGRVVITRTFSKIYGLASLRVGYAIAPKTVADAYDKIHPVFEVSRVGQYAAHAALLEAEFINDVRLKTLSERNRLTRSLSEIGVHAEPTRANFILVRHKKSDEVYEGLLREGVIVRKTSDLGLEGFLRVTVGLPGENDYFLSSLKKVLAKLG; encoded by the coding sequence TTGGCATGGCTTAAAAATCTGATCAGGAACGACCTTTCCAGTGTAGGAAAGTATCGTTACGGTAAACCTGCCGGCGAACTGCAGAGGGAACTGGGGCTCGAGAAGGTGGTCCGGCTGTGCTCCAACGAAAATCCCTGGCCACTTCCCGATTCGGTCGAAAGAGCGATCCAGACAAGCCTGGAGAACGTAAACCGCTATCCCGACCCCCAATCGTACAGGCTCCGACGTCTCCTGGCCCGGAAGTGGGGAGTGTCGGTGGGAGAGATCATCATCGGTGCAGGCACCGAGGGCATCCTTCATACTCTCTTTCATTCGATAATTGGACCCGGCGACGGAATAGTCTGCCCCGTGCCGACCTATCCGCTCTACCGGGTAGCGGCGATAGCCTCGGGCGCAACCTTCGTGGAGGTCCCTCCCCGCGAGGAAGGTACCTGGGAGATAGAGGACATTATCGGAGCCTGTGCGGGGCGCGCAAAGGCCGTGGTCCTGTCCAACCCCAACAACCCACTGGGGACGATCGTGGATCGGGAAAGGATGATCAACCTCGCCCATGAACTTGACTCCCGGCAGATCCTGCTGATCGTTGACGAGGCTTACGCCGAGTACGTGGAGAATCCCGGTTACCTGTCGGGGATTGAATTGTTCAGGGATATCGGCAGGGTAGTGATAACGAGGACCTTCTCGAAGATATATGGGCTGGCTTCCCTCCGCGTGGGATACGCTATCGCTCCCAAGACCGTGGCCGACGCCTACGACAAGATCCACCCCGTCTTCGAAGTGAGCAGGGTAGGCCAGTACGCGGCCCATGCGGCCCTGCTCGAGGCCGAATTCATAAATGACGTCAGGCTGAAGACCCTGTCCGAGAGGAATAGGCTCACCAGAAGCCTGTCCGAGATCGGGGTTCACGCCGAGCCCACCAGGGCGAACTTTATCCTGGTCAGGCACAAGAAGAGCGATGAGGTCTACGAGGGCCTCCTGCGTGAAGGGGTGATCGTGAGGAAGACCAGCGACCTCGGCCTGGAGGGATTTCTCAGGGTTACCGTTGGGTTGCCCGGGGAGAACGACTACTTCCTGTCATCGTTGAAAAAGGTGCTGGCGAAACTTGGTTAA
- a CDS encoding uracil-DNA glycosylase, producing MRSKGGVTRDNRSEAWERLISAAKQCEKCHLASGRQNVVFGEGDRSTRLLFVGEAPGLEEDQQGIPFVGRAGQLLTRIFEAADIDRKNIFITNVVKCRPPGNRVPSIEEMLACEDFLKAQIALINPAILVCLGATPTKWILKTGESISRVRGKWFDWKGIKVMPMFHPSFLLRNQSKKKGGPKDLTWTDIQEVRDRWLECR from the coding sequence ATGAGATCGAAGGGCGGGGTCACCCGTGACAACAGGTCCGAGGCCTGGGAGAGACTTATCTCTGCCGCCAAACAGTGCGAAAAGTGCCACCTGGCTTCGGGAAGACAGAATGTCGTATTTGGTGAAGGCGACAGGTCCACCCGCCTGCTTTTCGTTGGCGAGGCTCCTGGGCTCGAGGAGGACCAGCAGGGTATCCCCTTCGTGGGAAGGGCCGGCCAACTACTGACCAGGATCTTCGAGGCCGCCGACATCGATAGGAAGAATATCTTCATAACCAACGTGGTAAAATGCAGACCTCCGGGCAACCGGGTCCCCTCGATCGAGGAAATGCTCGCCTGCGAGGATTTTCTGAAAGCCCAGATCGCCCTGATAAACCCGGCGATCCTCGTCTGCCTCGGGGCGACGCCTACCAAATGGATATTGAAGACGGGCGAAAGCATCTCCAGGGTGCGGGGGAAGTGGTTCGATTGGAAGGGGATAAAGGTGATGCCCATGTTCCATCCCAGTTTTCTTCTGAGAAACCAGTCGAAGAAGAAGGGGGGCCCCAAGGATCTGACGTGGACGGATATACAGGAGGTCAGGGATCGTTGGCTGGAATGCCGGTAG
- the uppS gene encoding di-trans,poly-cis-decaprenylcistransferase, whose protein sequence is MPVEGKVGIPSHVAIIMDGNGRWAARRGLPHLAGHREGVRAVERVISAAAATPGVDFLSLFAFSTENWKRPQAEVEGLLSLLKSHLRSKRDELIQNRIRMIFSGRIDQLAGDLQEEISHFAKATAGGDLLTVVACLNYGGRQEIVDGINRLLRKGFTGEITEELISANLYNPDIPDPDLVVRTSGEVRISNFLLWESAYAEFFFTDTLWPDFGEEDFQKALEHYSLRERRYGSR, encoded by the coding sequence ATGCCGGTAGAGGGGAAGGTTGGTATACCTTCCCATGTAGCGATAATAATGGACGGCAACGGCCGTTGGGCCGCGAGGAGAGGCCTCCCGCACCTTGCCGGTCATCGCGAGGGTGTCCGGGCCGTGGAGAGGGTTATAAGCGCAGCTGCGGCCACGCCAGGAGTGGATTTCCTGTCCCTTTTCGCCTTTTCCACGGAAAACTGGAAACGTCCCCAGGCCGAGGTCGAGGGTCTCCTGTCTTTGCTGAAGTCCCATCTCAGGTCTAAGAGGGACGAACTTATCCAAAACAGGATAAGGATGATCTTTTCGGGCAGGATCGATCAACTGGCCGGGGACCTCCAGGAGGAAATATCGCATTTCGCAAAAGCCACCGCCGGGGGGGACCTCCTCACGGTGGTGGCCTGCCTGAATTACGGCGGAAGACAGGAGATCGTCGACGGGATCAACAGGCTGCTGCGGAAGGGTTTTACCGGGGAAATCACGGAAGAATTGATCTCCGCCAACCTCTACAACCCTGATATACCTGATCCGGACCTGGTCGTCAGGACGAGTGGAGAGGTGAGGATAAGCAACTTCTTGCTCTGGGAGTCGGCCTACGCGGAGTTTTTTTTCACCGACACCCTTTGGCCCGATTTCGGCGAAGAGGACTTTCAGAAAGCGCTGGAGCATTATTCCCTTCGGGAGAGAAGATATGGATCGAGGTAA
- a CDS encoding phosphatidate cytidylyltransferase translates to MDRGKFFPRELIVRSASGLALGLAILGGIYLGNPYWFVLCFLICMVSLGEFYRMLSRKGHVSRVVGFGAGVSSLFAAVYSKDPAVLLPLLAASTILVLFVEVARKHILDESHGITSSGGTAAGILYIVLPWSFLVVLRDHMWGTYLLVALFACTWSCDVLSFLVGSRWGETPLCPSVSPNKTVEGFLGGLTGSLLCGGCLAYYWGMAPFSIILIALFCGTFGQVGDLAESLLKREAGIKDTGDLIPGHGGMLDRFDSILVNSVLVFFVFGVLW, encoded by the coding sequence ATGGATCGAGGTAAATTTTTCCCAAGGGAGCTGATCGTGCGTTCAGCCAGCGGTCTTGCACTGGGCTTGGCGATCCTTGGAGGCATATACCTTGGGAACCCCTATTGGTTCGTCCTTTGCTTCCTCATCTGCATGGTCTCCCTGGGAGAGTTCTACAGGATGCTCAGCCGAAAAGGGCACGTTTCCAGGGTCGTCGGTTTCGGCGCCGGCGTCTCTTCCCTTTTCGCTGCCGTATACTCCAAAGACCCCGCGGTGCTGTTGCCCCTCCTGGCCGCGTCTACGATACTTGTTCTCTTCGTTGAGGTGGCGAGGAAGCACATACTGGATGAGAGCCACGGGATCACCAGTTCAGGGGGCACAGCGGCCGGGATACTCTACATCGTTCTCCCCTGGTCCTTCTTGGTGGTCCTCAGGGATCATATGTGGGGCACTTACCTCCTGGTGGCGCTCTTTGCCTGCACTTGGTCGTGCGATGTCCTTTCCTTCCTCGTCGGTTCCAGGTGGGGAGAAACGCCCCTTTGTCCCTCCGTCAGCCCGAACAAGACCGTTGAGGGATTCCTCGGAGGCCTGACCGGAAGCCTCCTCTGCGGCGGCTGCCTGGCCTATTATTGGGGTATGGCTCCCTTTTCGATAATTCTCATTGCCCTTTTCTGCGGCACCTTCGGCCAGGTTGGGGACCTGGCCGAGTCCCTCCTCAAAAGGGAGGCTGGCATCAAGGATACGGGAGACCTGATACCGGGCCACGGGGGCATGCTGGACAGGTTCGACAGCATCCTCGTAAACTCGGTCCTGGTGTTTTTCGTCTTCGGGGTGCTCTGGTAA
- a CDS encoding 1-deoxy-D-xylulose-5-phosphate reductoisomerase codes for MKTRNISIIGATGSVGRSVLDVCSLFPGLFRVQALAADKNVKGLFELGRNFESDLLVLADRESSERLRRMAEPEFTCLGGEEALLTMIEEPDCEEVVFASSGTGALSALILALEKGKKVYLANKEIIVAAGEWIMPMTRGNLIPLDSEHNAVWQCLRGEVTSSVRRIYLTASGGPFLHTPMEDLREVSFERASRHPIWPMGKKISIDSATLMNKGIEMIEAHHLFGLSIDKIKALVHPQALVHGMVEFIDGSIKMLYSRPDMRLAILSALGAEGRLGNPDPNLAPPELSGVALEFMEPDEGKFPCLAIAREACRLGGAYPPILIGADEGAVMLFKRGRIAFTEIGPRIESALTAYNGDRPRSWQDALGLVAWGKERVLQV; via the coding sequence ATGAAGACGAGGAACATCTCCATCATAGGTGCCACGGGTAGCGTCGGCCGATCCGTCCTGGATGTCTGCTCCTTGTTTCCAGGCCTTTTCCGGGTCCAGGCCCTGGCCGCTGACAAAAACGTCAAGGGATTATTTGAATTGGGTAGAAATTTCGAAAGTGATCTACTTGTCCTGGCCGATCGGGAGTCCTCGGAAAGGTTGCGCAGGATGGCAGAGCCGGAATTCACCTGCCTGGGTGGGGAGGAAGCGCTTCTTACCATGATCGAAGAACCCGACTGTGAAGAGGTGGTCTTCGCCTCTTCCGGGACAGGTGCTCTTTCGGCCCTTATTTTGGCTCTCGAAAAGGGGAAAAAAGTCTACCTTGCCAACAAGGAGATAATCGTGGCGGCGGGGGAATGGATCATGCCGATGACCCGGGGTAATCTCATACCCCTGGACAGCGAGCACAACGCCGTCTGGCAGTGCCTCAGGGGCGAAGTGACTTCGTCGGTGAGAAGGATCTATCTCACCGCATCGGGTGGCCCCTTCCTCCATACACCGATGGAGGATCTGCGGGAAGTCTCCTTCGAAAGGGCGAGCCGTCATCCGATCTGGCCCATGGGGAAAAAGATATCGATCGACAGTGCCACCCTCATGAACAAGGGGATCGAAATGATCGAGGCCCACCATCTTTTTGGGCTGTCCATCGATAAGATTAAAGCCCTGGTCCATCCCCAGGCCCTTGTTCACGGCATGGTCGAATTTATCGATGGATCGATCAAGATGCTCTATTCCAGGCCGGATATGAGACTGGCGATCCTGTCCGCTCTCGGGGCGGAGGGGCGCTTGGGCAACCCCGATCCCAACTTGGCCCCGCCGGAGTTGTCGGGCGTTGCCCTGGAGTTCATGGAGCCCGATGAAGGGAAGTTCCCCTGCCTCGCTATTGCCAGGGAAGCCTGCCGACTGGGCGGAGCCTATCCTCCGATCCTCATCGGGGCTGACGAGGGGGCCGTGATGTTGTTCAAGAGGGGTCGGATAGCTTTTACGGAGATAGGCCCGAGGATAGAGAGCGCGCTGACGGCCTATAACGGTGATAGGCCCCGTTCCTGGCAGGATGCCCTTGGACTCGTGGCCTGGGGAAAGGAAAGGGTTTTGCAGGTTTAG
- a CDS encoding site-2 protease family protein codes for MGLSALAFVLVIAICVISHEFGHLLAARSSGVQVHEFSFGMGPLLFSWKRKGMIWSIRAVPVGGFVRLAGMSEEQEEEKIRPGMSFAEKSPWKRLMILGGGSISNIVLAILFTALLLWGHGIMDLESTRIGEIMAGYPAQEMGLLPGDVIKEVSGVTVRDWATLSSTIRERAARGPLELTFERDGTIHSLRGQVPLDQEYKVPLLGIRPSMKRYSFQRALSSSLGYIWSFSVEIVKGIWSWATGHGQVEITGPVGIASMAGKAAREGFWTFLAFLSMISLHLGILNLLPFPALDGGRILIIMGEIVTGRKLPERWENLVHLAGFILLVLLLIFVSWKDLVKILPVAR; via the coding sequence ATGGGTTTGAGCGCGCTGGCTTTTGTGTTAGTGATAGCGATCTGTGTTATATCGCATGAATTTGGCCATCTCCTGGCCGCGAGGTCCTCGGGGGTCCAGGTCCACGAGTTCTCCTTCGGCATGGGGCCGCTCCTCTTCAGTTGGAAGAGGAAGGGCATGATATGGTCCATAAGGGCCGTGCCGGTCGGCGGTTTTGTCCGGCTGGCCGGGATGTCGGAGGAGCAGGAAGAGGAAAAGATCCGGCCCGGCATGTCCTTCGCCGAGAAGTCACCGTGGAAACGCCTGATGATCCTCGGAGGAGGTTCGATTTCGAACATCGTCCTGGCGATCCTTTTCACGGCGTTGCTCCTATGGGGGCACGGCATAATGGACCTTGAGAGCACCCGCATCGGGGAAATTATGGCAGGGTACCCGGCTCAAGAGATGGGCCTCCTGCCAGGGGACGTCATAAAAGAAGTTTCCGGCGTTACCGTGCGGGATTGGGCCACACTGTCATCCACCATAAGGGAAAGAGCCGCCCGGGGCCCCCTGGAGCTGACCTTCGAACGGGATGGCACGATCCATTCGCTCCGTGGCCAAGTGCCCCTGGACCAGGAGTACAAGGTCCCGCTCCTGGGGATAAGACCTTCGATGAAAAGGTACTCCTTCCAGCGGGCTCTTTCGAGCTCCCTGGGGTATATATGGAGTTTCAGCGTCGAGATCGTCAAGGGGATCTGGTCATGGGCGACGGGCCATGGCCAGGTGGAGATCACCGGCCCCGTCGGGATAGCCTCGATGGCGGGGAAAGCGGCCAGGGAGGGTTTTTGGACCTTCCTTGCCTTTCTGTCCATGATCAGTCTCCATCTCGGCATTTTGAATCTCCTGCCCTTCCCGGCCCTCGACGGAGGCAGGATCCTCATCATCATGGGAGAGATCGTTACGGGGAGGAAACTTCCGGAGAGATGGGAGAACCTGGTCCACCTCGCGGGTTTCATTCTCCTGGTACTGCTGCTCATCTTTGTCTCCTGGAAGGACCTCGTAAAGATCCTTCCAGTGGCCAGGTAG